A stretch of the Archangium violaceum genome encodes the following:
- a CDS encoding ABC transporter substrate-binding protein: protein MRHVLMAMSVATTLFVPTLAAAETVAISCGTVGKEFELCKQGAEAWAKKNGHEIKLVSGSTDASEQLTVMQQQLAAGSTDVDIYRVDIVWPGILGNHFIDLKPYIPEDVVKQHFPAIVQNNTVDGKLVAMPWFTDAGVLYYRKDLLEKHGQKVPTTWQELTTVAKAVQDAERKAGNAKMVGYVFEAKAAETLTCNALEWIDSFGGGSIIGEDGKVTIDNPKAVEALKTAASWINTISPAGVLNYEEEGARGVFQSGNAVFMRNWPYAWALANAPDSPVKGKVAVVALPKGGADGKSTGTLGGWQLAVSKYSKHPAIAADLVKYLTSAEEQKRRAILGSFNPTIVSLYKDKEVLEANPFFGTLLDTFTNAVARPAKVTGSKYSRVSAEFRNAVHAVLSGRGKPEQKLKELSQKLGRMNRQGKW, encoded by the coding sequence ATGCGTCATGTGCTGATGGCGATGAGCGTCGCCACCACCCTGTTCGTCCCGACCCTGGCCGCCGCGGAGACGGTCGCCATCTCCTGTGGAACCGTGGGTAAGGAGTTCGAGCTCTGCAAGCAGGGCGCGGAGGCCTGGGCCAAGAAGAACGGTCATGAAATCAAGCTGGTCAGCGGCTCCACGGACGCCAGCGAGCAGCTCACGGTGATGCAGCAGCAGCTCGCCGCGGGGTCGACCGACGTCGACATCTACCGGGTGGACATCGTCTGGCCCGGCATCCTCGGCAACCACTTCATCGACTTGAAGCCATACATCCCCGAGGACGTGGTGAAGCAACACTTTCCCGCCATCGTGCAGAACAACACGGTGGATGGAAAGCTCGTGGCGATGCCATGGTTCACCGACGCGGGCGTGCTGTACTACCGCAAGGATCTCCTCGAGAAGCACGGCCAGAAGGTGCCCACCACCTGGCAGGAATTGACCACGGTGGCCAAGGCGGTGCAGGACGCCGAGCGCAAGGCAGGCAACGCGAAGATGGTGGGCTACGTCTTCGAGGCCAAGGCGGCCGAGACCCTGACCTGCAACGCGTTGGAGTGGATCGACTCCTTCGGCGGCGGCAGCATCATCGGGGAGGATGGCAAGGTCACCATCGACAACCCCAAGGCGGTGGAGGCGCTGAAGACGGCGGCCTCGTGGATCAACACCATCTCGCCGGCGGGAGTGCTCAACTACGAGGAAGAGGGCGCGCGCGGCGTCTTCCAGTCGGGCAACGCGGTGTTCATGCGCAACTGGCCGTATGCGTGGGCGCTGGCCAACGCGCCGGACAGCCCGGTGAAGGGCAAGGTGGCGGTGGTGGCCCTGCCCAAGGGCGGCGCGGACGGCAAGTCCACGGGGACGCTGGGTGGCTGGCAGCTCGCGGTGTCGAAGTACTCCAAGCACCCCGCCATCGCCGCGGACCTGGTGAAGTACCTCACGAGCGCCGAGGAGCAGAAGCGCCGCGCCATCCTCGGCTCCTTCAACCCCACCATCGTGAGCCTCTACAAGGACAAGGAGGTGCTCGAGGCCAACCCGTTCTTTGGCACCCTGCTGGACACCTTCACCAACGCGGTGGCGCGTCCGGCGAAAGTGACGGGCAGCAAGTACAGCCGGGTGAGCGCCGAGTTCCGCAACGCCGTGCACGCGGTGCTGTCCGGGAGGGGCAAGCCCGAGCAGAAGCTCAAGGAGTTGTCCCAGAAGCTGGGCCGTATGAACAGGCAGGGCAAGTGGTAG
- a CDS encoding energy transducer TonB produces the protein MPRSLPWSAPRVLVSLLLGVCAPSTVHAGEPVCTTGPSAYEVREQQRAMKEIRQKAEFLCRHQLLPWPVLSRLPKAASPSEFIRQEDLDFVQRHPPRVPLTELDTHGLHKVLAHFAQCQVSVWRQGQRATASIRESRPRWEDPSLLTPEVIAPQTPTRRMAALVRWTLRHPDTVTREYELAFQLTPAGWRAAYLLPEEEERRTHPIDVSRCSAQREGMAGRPFEQDMTPPRLLSGAMPPWTREAVEARIQGLFTARCRLTREGEPRECCVLKSLPFMDEAILRALSKMRFTPVEQQGQPIEVTYDFKFRMMQFRTDPCESPVPPYIELAVPAASNARP, from the coding sequence ATGCCTCGTTCCCTGCCCTGGTCAGCCCCGCGCGTCCTGGTGTCCTTGCTCCTCGGGGTGTGCGCTCCGTCCACCGTGCATGCCGGTGAGCCTGTCTGCACGACAGGCCCCTCCGCCTACGAGGTACGGGAGCAGCAGCGGGCGATGAAGGAGATACGACAGAAGGCGGAGTTCCTCTGCCGCCACCAGCTCCTCCCATGGCCGGTGCTCTCGCGTCTCCCAAAGGCCGCCTCACCCTCCGAGTTCATCCGGCAGGAGGACCTCGACTTCGTCCAACGTCACCCACCCCGGGTACCGCTCACGGAGCTCGACACCCACGGCCTTCACAAGGTGCTGGCCCACTTCGCCCAGTGCCAGGTCAGCGTGTGGCGTCAGGGACAACGGGCCACGGCCTCCATCCGGGAGAGCCGACCCCGCTGGGAGGACCCCTCCCTGCTGACGCCCGAGGTGATCGCTCCCCAGACGCCAACGCGGCGCATGGCGGCCCTGGTGCGCTGGACCCTGCGTCACCCCGACACCGTCACCCGCGAGTATGAGCTGGCATTCCAGCTCACCCCCGCGGGCTGGCGCGCCGCCTACCTGCTTCCTGAAGAGGAGGAGCGGCGCACGCACCCCATCGACGTGAGCCGCTGCTCCGCCCAGCGCGAGGGGATGGCTGGCAGACCTTTCGAGCAGGACATGACCCCACCCAGGCTGCTTTCCGGGGCCATGCCTCCCTGGACACGGGAGGCTGTCGAGGCGCGCATCCAGGGCCTCTTCACCGCCCGGTGCCGCCTCACCCGCGAGGGCGAGCCCCGGGAGTGCTGCGTGCTCAAGTCCCTCCCCTTCATGGACGAAGCCATCCTCCGTGCCCTGTCGAAGATGCGCTTCACGCCCGTGGAGCAGCAGGGCCAGCCCATCGAGGTGACGTACGACTTCAAGTTCCGGATGATGCAGTTTCGCACGGACCCCTGCGAATCACCCGTACCGCCCTACATTGAGCTCGCGGTGCCCGCCGCCTCGAATGCAAGACCTTGA
- a CDS encoding glycoside hydrolase family 31 protein, translated as MSFDDISIESARITFWGSRTALEVRSPLPGVLRLRHLPSLGHRELGPRELPPKQSWAVVEHRELPLSFRREEEGRVAVVGTEELSLEVRLAQGTWRLLDASGREITRCEGFSGEAMTDYPVTRFRSRISLHSPPDEAWLGFGEKVGALDKRGMHFVFWNTDVVPHHPDTDPLYQSIPFSLGLRDGVAWGFFLDESWRMEVDVASEDRSRVRWESTGPELDTYLFAGPMPADVVRRYTALTGRPPLPPLWSLGAQQSRWGYENAEEIRSVIHGYRTRKLPLDCVYLDIDYMEGYKVWTWDRTRYPNPAGLASEAASHGVRLVTIIDPGVKAEPGYPVYDEALAGDYLVRNDRGNVLLGEVWPKPATFPDFTREPVRKWWGQQHRGFVEAGIAGFWNDMNEPACFRLINGQETFSIISAPATDMGKVEGPTLPHDARHGDKRHLEVHNVYALGMARAAFEGLRELAPERRPFILTRAGFAGIQRYSAVWTGDNSSYWSHLELSISMLLGLGLSGVSFAGSDVPGFMGRATGEMLVRWTQLGVFYPLLRNHSAKGTPFQEPWRFGEPYLSLTREWLERRYRLLPTLYTLMHESSQEGLPALRPLVMYAPGDAEALRMDDAFLFGKDLLVAPVVRQARTRRHAYLPEGRWLPFSDFGQSGEAVEGRQHVLAEAPLGTVPMWLRAGGALALTEPALHTTSANWARLTWHIHAAPRVEARLYEDAGDGYGASRLTRLSGEWAGDRFVLERSTEGELPLARETETLCVYALSTPREVLGAREYRFEDGVLLLEVEAGWSRVEVRL; from the coding sequence ATGAGCTTCGACGACATTTCCATCGAGTCCGCCCGCATCACCTTCTGGGGTTCGCGCACCGCGTTGGAGGTCCGTAGCCCCCTTCCTGGCGTCCTCCGGCTGCGCCACCTCCCGAGCCTCGGCCACCGGGAGCTCGGTCCTCGCGAGCTGCCGCCCAAGCAGTCCTGGGCCGTCGTGGAGCACCGGGAGCTGCCACTCTCCTTCCGCCGCGAGGAGGAGGGCCGGGTCGCCGTGGTGGGCACGGAGGAGCTGTCCCTGGAGGTGCGGCTCGCCCAGGGCACCTGGCGCCTGCTCGACGCCTCCGGCCGGGAAATCACCCGGTGCGAGGGCTTCTCCGGTGAGGCGATGACGGACTACCCCGTGACGCGCTTCCGCTCGAGGATTTCCCTGCACTCCCCGCCGGACGAGGCCTGGCTGGGCTTCGGCGAGAAGGTCGGGGCGCTCGACAAGCGCGGCATGCACTTCGTCTTCTGGAACACGGACGTGGTGCCGCACCACCCGGACACGGATCCGCTCTACCAGTCCATTCCCTTCAGCCTCGGCCTGCGGGACGGGGTCGCCTGGGGCTTCTTCCTCGACGAGTCGTGGCGGATGGAGGTGGACGTGGCGTCCGAGGACCGCTCGCGCGTGCGGTGGGAGTCCACCGGGCCCGAGCTGGACACCTACCTCTTCGCCGGACCCATGCCCGCGGACGTGGTGCGGCGCTACACCGCCCTCACCGGACGCCCGCCGCTCCCTCCGCTGTGGAGCCTGGGCGCGCAGCAGTCCCGCTGGGGCTACGAGAACGCGGAGGAGATCCGCTCCGTCATTCACGGCTACCGGACCCGGAAGCTCCCGCTGGACTGCGTGTACCTCGATATCGACTACATGGAGGGCTACAAGGTCTGGACGTGGGACCGTACGCGCTACCCGAATCCGGCGGGGCTCGCGAGCGAGGCGGCCTCGCACGGCGTGCGGCTGGTCACCATCATCGACCCCGGGGTGAAGGCCGAGCCCGGCTACCCCGTCTACGACGAGGCGCTCGCGGGGGACTACCTGGTGCGCAACGATCGGGGCAACGTGCTGCTCGGCGAGGTCTGGCCGAAGCCCGCCACCTTCCCGGACTTCACGCGCGAGCCGGTGCGCAAGTGGTGGGGCCAGCAGCACCGGGGCTTCGTGGAGGCGGGCATCGCCGGCTTCTGGAACGACATGAACGAGCCGGCCTGCTTCCGCCTCATCAACGGCCAGGAGACCTTCTCCATCATCTCGGCGCCCGCGACGGACATGGGCAAGGTGGAAGGGCCCACGCTGCCGCACGACGCGCGGCATGGCGACAAGCGCCACCTCGAGGTGCACAACGTGTACGCGCTCGGCATGGCCCGGGCGGCGTTCGAGGGGCTGCGTGAGCTCGCACCGGAGCGGCGGCCCTTCATCCTGACGCGGGCGGGCTTCGCGGGCATCCAGCGCTACTCCGCGGTGTGGACGGGAGACAACTCCAGCTACTGGTCCCACCTGGAGCTGTCCATCTCCATGCTGCTGGGCCTGGGGCTGTCCGGCGTCTCCTTCGCGGGCTCGGACGTGCCCGGCTTCATGGGGCGCGCGACCGGGGAGATGCTCGTGCGCTGGACGCAGCTCGGCGTCTTCTACCCGCTGCTGCGCAACCACTCCGCCAAGGGCACTCCGTTCCAGGAGCCCTGGCGCTTCGGCGAGCCCTACCTGTCCCTCACCCGCGAGTGGCTCGAGCGGCGCTACCGGCTGCTGCCCACGCTCTACACGCTCATGCACGAGTCCTCGCAGGAGGGCCTGCCCGCGCTGCGCCCGCTCGTCATGTACGCGCCGGGGGACGCGGAGGCGCTGCGCATGGACGACGCGTTCCTGTTCGGCAAGGACCTGCTCGTGGCCCCCGTGGTGCGCCAGGCCCGCACGCGGCGGCATGCGTACCTGCCCGAGGGCCGGTGGCTGCCCTTCTCCGACTTCGGGCAGTCGGGAGAGGCCGTCGAGGGACGGCAGCATGTGCTCGCCGAGGCGCCACTGGGCACGGTGCCCATGTGGCTGCGAGCCGGTGGCGCGCTGGCCCTCACCGAGCCCGCGCTGCACACCACCTCGGCCAACTGGGCGCGCCTCACCTGGCACATCCACGCGGCGCCCCGGGTGGAGGCACGCCTGTACGAGGACGCGGGCGACGGCTACGGCGCATCGCGGCTCACCCGGCTGAGCGGTGAATGGGCGGGAGACCGCTTCGTGCTCGAGCGGAGCACGGAGGGCGAGCTGCCCCTGGCTCGCGAGACGGAGACGCTGTGCGTGTACGCCCTGTCCACGCCACGCGAGGTGCTCGGCGCGCGGGAGTACCGCTTCGAGGACGGCGTGCTCCTGCTGGAGGTGGAGGCGGGGTGGAGCCGGGTGGAGGTCCGGCTCTAA